From Halotia branconii CENA392, the proteins below share one genomic window:
- a CDS encoding (2Fe-2S) ferredoxin domain-containing protein has product MTHIIQPSNFPEADQISAKCVRVCQNRTCKKQGAVKVLAAFVALPVPEVAVTASSCLGQCGNGPMVLVLPDMVWYSGVQPQEVPLLVEQHLLGGQRVKQMLYYRFHP; this is encoded by the coding sequence ATGACTCACATCATTCAACCATCAAACTTCCCAGAAGCAGACCAAATTTCTGCTAAATGTGTGCGTGTTTGCCAAAATCGCACCTGTAAAAAGCAAGGTGCAGTTAAAGTATTAGCAGCTTTTGTGGCTTTGCCAGTCCCTGAGGTGGCGGTAACAGCTAGCAGCTGTTTAGGACAATGTGGTAATGGTCCAATGGTCTTAGTATTACCCGATATGGTCTGGTATAGCGGGGTTCAACCCCAAGAAGTACCTCTATTGGTAGAACAACACTTATTAGGTGGCCAAAGGGTCAAACAGATGCTTTATTATCGGTTTCATCCCTAG
- a CDS encoding beta strand repeat-containing protein has translation MANAVLNLSELNGSNGIVINGINARDYSGNSVSSAGDINGDGIDDVIIGATGADPNGQDRAGSSYVVFGSGSVFAASLDLSELDGSNGFVINGINADDLLGASVSSAGDINSDGFDDLIIGAPGASPNGQRGAGSSYVIFGTSSGFAASLDLSLLDGSNGFVINGNIFDRSGTSVSSAGDINGDGIDDLIIGTDNFGSPSYVVFGSTSGFAANFNLSTLDGSNGFVINPRSLLSSVSSAGDINGDGIDDVIIGDYEAEANGQSRAGKSYVVFGSSSGFSASLDLSSLDGSNGFVINGINRDDNLGRSVSNAGDINGDGFDDLIIGAPGAGSSYVVFGSSSGFSASLDLSSLDGSNGFVINGGGSGAGDVNGDGIDDLIIGASSASPNGQRFAGSSYVVFGSTSGFGAGLNLSSFDGSNGFVINGINAYDFSGNSVSSAGDINGDGFDDLIIGAFGADPNGQSSAGSSYIVFGFASPTPTNKPPIAVNDTATTDEDTAVNIDVLANDTNSLTVTAIDGRQVVIGTAITLSSGALVTLNANGSLTYEPNASFDFVAVGQNGTDSFTYTTSNGSLTNTASVNLTINGVNDAPKVTSFFNLSSLNGSNGFVINDIDINFSIFYANSAGFSTSNAGDINGDGFDDLIIGVSGVDPNGQTYAGSSYVVFGSSAFGANLDVSSLDGSNGFVINGIDAYDYSGFSVSSAGDINGDGIDDVIIGAFGANFTGQSYVVFGSSSGFGASLDLSSLDGSNGFVINGIDFLDYSGSSVSSAGDINGDGIDDLIIGTFGTKDSYVVFGSSSGFRASFNLSSLNGSNGFVINGINADDRLGSSVSSAGDINGDGIDDLIIGARDAGANKQFRAGESYVVFGSSSGFEASLDVSSLDGSNGFVINGVNAYDYSGISVSSAGDINGDGIDDLIIGTRGDNPYAYAQPSAGESYVVFGRSSGFSASFDLSSLDGSNGFVINGIDRGDRSGIFVSSAGDINGDGIDDVIIGAPEASPNSLVRAGESYVVFGSSSGFSASFDLSSLDGSNGFVINGIDARDYSGRSVSSAGDINGDGIDDLIIGAFKADENGRPDARESYVVFGFATAATTNEDTAVNILASNILRRYTDIDGDTLTISDFTNPTNGTLTFNDNSTSGNASDDFFTYIPNANFNGTDSFNFTVSDGNGGNTIGTFNLNIKPVDDAPIAVNDNLTTGFNTAVSIQASTLLANDTDIDSSNLSITGVSGVTNGTAVLNDNGTPDNLADDFIVFTPLNGLSGNAKFNYTISDGSLTDTATVAIAVGAKITGTNRNDTISGTPGDDKICGGNGNDTICGGKGNDILTGGNGKDTIFGGKGNDILIGGNGKDKFILASKEGTDIITDFCIGTDLIGLSGGLTFGQLSFRGNNILVTSTPEILATLTGIKTTTLTVSDFISV, from the coding sequence ATGGCTAATGCAGTTTTGAATTTATCTGAGCTTAATGGCAGCAACGGCATTGTAATTAACGGTATTAATGCGCGTGACTACTCAGGCAATTCTGTCAGCAGTGCAGGGGACATCAACGGTGACGGCATTGATGATGTGATTATCGGCGCAACAGGTGCCGACCCCAACGGTCAAGATCGTGCAGGGTCAAGCTACGTAGTGTTTGGTAGTGGCAGTGTCTTTGCAGCCAGTCTCGACCTTTCAGAACTCGATGGTAGCAATGGCTTTGTAATTAACGGCATTAATGCAGATGACTTATTAGGTGCCTCTGTCAGCAGTGCGGGAGACATCAACAGCGACGGCTTCGACGACCTGATTATAGGGGCACCAGGTGCATCCCCCAACGGACAACGAGGTGCAGGGTCAAGCTATGTAATCTTTGGTACCAGCAGTGGTTTTGCAGCCAGCCTTGATCTCTCGTTACTGGATGGCAGCAATGGCTTTGTGATTAACGGTAATATATTTGACCGCTCAGGCACCTCCGTTAGCAGTGCGGGAGATATTAACGGTGACGGCATCGACGACCTAATTATCGGGACAGATAATTTTGGATCGCCGAGCTACGTAGTGTTTGGTAGCACTAGTGGTTTTGCTGCCAACTTCAACTTATCAACCCTAGATGGTAGCAACGGCTTTGTGATTAACCCTCGTAGCCTATTAAGCTCCGTCAGTAGTGCGGGGGACATTAACGGTGACGGCATTGACGATGTAATTATCGGGGACTACGAGGCCGAGGCCAACGGACAGTCTAGAGCAGGTAAGAGCTACGTGGTGTTTGGCAGCAGTAGCGGCTTTAGTGCCAGCCTTGATCTTTCATCTCTCGATGGCAGTAATGGCTTTGTAATTAACGGCATTAATAGAGATGACAACTTAGGCAGATCTGTCAGTAATGCCGGGGATATCAACGGCGACGGCTTCGACGACCTGATTATAGGGGCACCAGGTGCAGGGTCAAGCTACGTGGTGTTTGGCAGCAGTAGTGGCTTTAGTGCCAGCCTTGACCTTTCATCTCTTGATGGCAGTAACGGCTTTGTAATTAACGGCGGCGGCTCCGGTGCGGGGGATGTCAACGGTGACGGCATCGATGACTTGATTATCGGGGCATCAAGTGCATCCCCCAACGGTCAGAGATTTGCAGGGTCAAGCTACGTAGTGTTTGGCAGCACCAGTGGTTTTGGTGCTGGCTTAAACCTTTCATCTTTTGATGGCAGCAACGGCTTTGTAATTAATGGCATTAATGCATATGACTTCTCAGGCAATTCTGTCAGCAGTGCGGGTGATATTAATGGCGACGGCTTCGACGACCTGATTATCGGGGCATTCGGTGCCGACCCCAACGGTCAGTCTAGTGCAGGATCAAGCTACATAGTCTTTGGCTTCGCATCTCCTACGCCTACTAATAAACCTCCTATTGCGGTTAACGATACTGCTACTACCGATGAAGACACTGCCGTTAATATAGATGTCTTAGCCAACGACACCAACTCCCTAACGGTGACAGCTATTGATGGTAGGCAAGTTGTTATTGGCACTGCCATTACCCTGAGTTCTGGTGCTTTAGTTACCCTCAATGCTAATGGCAGCTTGACTTACGAGCCGAATGCTTCATTTGACTTTGTGGCTGTCGGTCAAAACGGCACTGATAGTTTTACATACACCACCAGCAATGGCAGCTTGACTAATACAGCAAGCGTCAACTTGACCATTAACGGAGTGAATGATGCACCCAAGGTTACTTCATTTTTCAACCTCTCGTCTCTCAACGGCAGCAATGGCTTTGTTATTAACGACATTGATATAAATTTCTCAATTTTCTATGCCAATAGTGCGGGCTTCTCCACCAGCAATGCAGGGGACATTAACGGCGACGGCTTCGATGACCTGATTATAGGGGTATCAGGTGTTGACCCCAACGGACAGACTTATGCAGGGTCAAGCTACGTAGTATTTGGCAGCAGTGCCTTTGGAGCCAACCTCGACGTTTCATCTCTCGATGGCAGTAATGGCTTTGTGATTAACGGCATTGATGCATATGACTATTCAGGCTTCTCTGTCAGCAGTGCGGGGGATATCAACGGCGATGGTATTGACGATGTAATTATTGGGGCATTCGGTGCCAACTTCACAGGACAGAGTTACGTAGTGTTTGGCAGCAGCAGTGGCTTTGGTGCTAGTTTAGACCTTTCATCTCTTGATGGCAGTAACGGCTTTGTAATTAACGGCATTGATTTCCTTGACTATTCAGGCTCCTCTGTCAGCAGTGCGGGAGATATTAATGGCGATGGCATCGATGACCTAATTATCGGGACATTCGGTACCAAGGATAGTTACGTGGTGTTTGGTAGCAGCAGTGGTTTTAGAGCTAGTTTTAATCTCTCGTCCCTTAATGGTAGTAACGGCTTTGTAATTAACGGCATTAATGCAGATGACCGCTTAGGTAGCTCCGTTAGCAGTGCGGGAGATATTAATGGCGATGGCATCGATGACCTGATCATCGGGGCAAGAGATGCCGGAGCCAATAAACAGTTTCGTGCAGGAGAGAGCTACGTGGTGTTTGGCAGCAGCAGTGGTTTTGAAGCTAGCCTCGATGTTTCATCTCTCGATGGCAGCAATGGCTTTGTGATTAATGGCGTTAATGCATATGACTACTCCGGCATTTCCGTCAGCAGTGCCGGGGATATTAACGGCGACGGCATTGACGACCTAATTATCGGGACAAGAGGTGACAACCCCTACGCCTACGCACAGCCTAGTGCAGGGGAGAGTTACGTGGTGTTTGGCAGAAGTAGCGGCTTTAGTGCCAGCTTCGACCTTTCATCTCTCGATGGCAGCAATGGCTTTGTGATTAACGGTATTGATAGGGGTGATAGATCAGGCATCTTTGTCAGCAGTGCAGGGGATATCAACGGTGACGGCATTGATGACGTGATTATCGGCGCACCAGAGGCCTCCCCCAACAGTCTGGTTCGTGCAGGAGAGAGCTACGTGGTGTTTGGCAGCAGTAGCGGCTTTAGTGCCAGCTTCGATCTTTCATCTCTCGATGGCAGCAATGGTTTTGTGATTAACGGTATTGATGCGCGTGACTACTCAGGTCGCTCCGTCAGCAGTGCAGGAGATATTAACGGCGACGGTATTGACGACCTGATTATCGGGGCATTCAAGGCCGATGAAAACGGACGACCTGATGCAAGAGAGAGCTACGTGGTGTTTGGCTTTGCGACTGCGGCTACCACTAACGAAGATACTGCCGTTAATATCCTTGCTAGCAATATCCTACGTAGATATACAGATATCGATGGCGATACTTTAACTATTAGTGACTTCACTAACCCCACTAACGGCACACTCACATTTAACGACAACAGCACGTCAGGCAACGCCAGCGACGACTTCTTCACCTACATCCCCAATGCCAACTTCAACGGCACTGACAGCTTCAACTTCACTGTCAGCGACGGCAATGGCGGTAACACCATCGGTACTTTTAACCTCAACATCAAGCCTGTTGATGATGCACCCATTGCCGTTAATGATAATTTGACTACTGGTTTCAATACTGCGGTAAGTATTCAAGCTAGTACTCTGCTGGCTAATGATACTGACATTGATAGCAGTAACCTCAGCATTACTGGTGTAAGCGGTGTAACTAACGGTACTGCGGTGTTGAATGATAACGGCACTCCAGACAACTTAGCAGATGATTTTATTGTCTTTACCCCACTGAATGGGTTGAGTGGCAATGCTAAGTTCAACTACACCATCAGCGATGGTAGCCTGACTGATACTGCCACCGTGGCGATCGCTGTTGGTGCTAAAATCACTGGCACTAACCGAAACGATACTATCTCTGGCACCCCAGGTGATGACAAAATCTGTGGTGGCAATGGCAACGACACCATCTGTGGCGGTAAGGGTAATGACATCCTCACAGGTGGCAATGGTAAAGATACCATCTTTGGTGGTAAGGGTAACGACATCCTCATAGGTGGCAATGGCAAAGATAAATTTATCCTTGCCTCAAAAGAAGGTACTGATATTATTACCGACTTCTGCATAGGTACTGACTTGATTGGATTGTCTGGTGGCTTAACTTTCGGTCAACTGAGTTTTCGTGGCAACAATATTCTAGTGACTTCTACCCCTGAAATCTTGGCAACGCTAACGGGAATTAAGACTACTACCCTAACTGTTTCTGATTTTATTAGCGTCTAA
- the cysC gene encoding adenylyl-sulfate kinase: MNYSGFTLWFTGLSGAGKTTISKGVALVLKARGYRVEILDGDVVRTHLCQELGFSKQDRDTNVRRIGFVANLLSRNQVIAIVAAISPYREIREEVRQMSQNFIEVYVKASLETCSQRDVKGLYALAKAGKIKDFTGIDSPYEEPLNPEIICHTQYESIESSITKVIQVLEEWGYICSPADNGQKQSISND; the protein is encoded by the coding sequence ATGAATTATTCTGGATTTACCTTGTGGTTTACAGGATTATCTGGCGCAGGTAAGACCACAATCTCAAAAGGCGTAGCATTGGTGTTGAAGGCAAGAGGTTATCGTGTAGAAATTTTAGATGGCGATGTGGTTCGCACTCACCTTTGTCAAGAATTAGGATTTAGCAAACAAGATAGAGATACAAACGTCCGGCGGATTGGATTTGTCGCCAATCTACTGAGCCGGAATCAGGTGATTGCAATTGTCGCCGCAATTAGTCCTTACAGAGAAATTCGAGAAGAAGTTCGACAAATGTCACAGAATTTTATAGAAGTTTATGTTAAGGCATCATTAGAAACTTGCTCTCAACGGGATGTCAAAGGGCTATATGCATTAGCAAAAGCTGGAAAAATCAAAGACTTTACAGGAATTGATAGCCCTTATGAAGAACCTTTAAATCCAGAAATTATTTGTCATACTCAATACGAAAGTATTGAATCAAGCATTACCAAGGTTATACAAGTTTTAGAAGAATGGGGATATATTTGCAGCCCTGCTGATAATGGGCAAAAACAGAGTATTTCAAATGATTGA
- a CDS encoding Rpn family recombination-promoting nuclease/putative transposase: protein MAEYDNLCKILAEKHPRDFIRWLLHQEPRQIKILKTELSIEPIRADSVTFLQTENRILHLEFQTTVKSKTPIGLRMLDYYVRLTRQYQVPVTQVMIFLQPTSDEIAFTTEYVSEVTTHRYQVIRMWEQDSVLFLNNLGLLPLAPLTRTDSAPALLSQVATEIAKIPDIETRQNTATYTEILAGLKFEQDLILQLLREETMQESVIYQYILQKGEQNGEQKEALQFCLLLLDERFGEIDASIIERLQVLNKESLEALGRAILKFSSLSDLVTWLNQQEV from the coding sequence ATGGCAGAATACGACAACCTGTGTAAAATCCTCGCTGAAAAACATCCCCGTGATTTTATTCGCTGGTTACTCCATCAAGAACCACGCCAAATTAAAATATTAAAAACCGAATTGAGCATCGAACCAATTCGTGCTGATTCTGTAACGTTCTTGCAAACAGAAAATCGGATTTTACACCTAGAATTTCAAACTACAGTTAAATCCAAAACTCCCATTGGACTGCGAATGCTAGATTATTACGTCAGATTAACACGTCAATATCAAGTTCCAGTGACGCAGGTAATGATATTCTTACAACCAACTAGTGATGAAATTGCCTTTACCACAGAATATGTCAGCGAAGTCACAACTCATCGTTATCAAGTTATCAGAATGTGGGAGCAAGATTCGGTACTATTTCTGAATAATTTGGGGTTATTACCGTTAGCACCATTAACAAGAACAGATTCTGCACCAGCGTTATTATCGCAAGTAGCAACAGAAATTGCTAAAATTCCAGATATTGAGACTAGACAGAATACGGCTACATATACAGAAATATTAGCAGGGTTGAAGTTTGAACAAGATTTGATTCTGCAATTATTACGGGAGGAAACTATGCAAGAATCAGTGATTTATCAATATATTTTGCAGAAAGGTGAGCAAAACGGCGAACAAAAAGAAGCACTGCAATTTTGTCTGCTTTTACTTGATGAACGTTTTGGTGAAATTGATGCGTCGATTATTGAGCGATTGCAGGTTTTAAATAAAGAAAGTTTAGAAGCATTGGGTAGAGCTATTTTAAAATTCTCGTCACTATCTGATTTAGTTACTTGGTTAAACCAGCAAGAAGTTTGA
- a CDS encoding ammonium transporter: MGNAFAQTSANTLPVADTGDTTFMLISSALVLLMTPGLAFFYGGFVRSRNVLNTLMMSFVLMAIVGVTWVLWGYSLSFAPGLPFIGGLQWLGLHRVGLETTGYLQGSNPVEVVSYAPTIPHQAYMIYQAMFAIITPALISGAIAERMSFRAYCLFVLLWSTFIYTPLAHMVWAKGGFLGLYGGLGALDFAGGTVVHISSGVSALVAAIVLGPRKTHPDRLSPPHSVPFVLLGAGLLWFGWFGFNAGSALSVASGTSGNLVTNVATTAFVATNTAAAAGALMWLILEGVLRGKPTAVGAATGAVAGLVGITPAAGFVVPLSAILIGFITAFVCFYAVSFKHKLNVDDALDTYPVHGVGGTVGAILTAIFATAEVNSAGKDGVLRGNFGELGVELTAITVAYAIAAIGTWIILKIIDATVGLRVKEEAEFQGLDINEHGEEGYNSEFSDRINVSE, from the coding sequence ATGGGCAATGCTTTTGCCCAAACATCAGCTAATACTCTGCCTGTTGCAGATACGGGAGATACAACATTTATGCTGATTTCGTCAGCACTCGTTTTGTTAATGACACCAGGATTGGCGTTTTTCTATGGGGGGTTTGTGCGATCGCGCAATGTCCTCAACACGTTAATGATGAGTTTTGTACTCATGGCGATTGTGGGAGTTACCTGGGTTCTCTGGGGTTATAGCCTTTCTTTTGCTCCAGGTTTACCGTTTATTGGGGGATTGCAGTGGCTGGGTTTGCATCGTGTGGGGCTTGAGACAACAGGTTATCTCCAAGGCTCAAATCCAGTCGAAGTTGTTTCTTATGCTCCCACAATTCCCCATCAGGCATACATGATTTATCAAGCCATGTTTGCCATTATCACCCCAGCCTTAATTTCTGGAGCGATCGCCGAGCGTATGAGCTTCCGTGCCTATTGCTTGTTTGTGTTGTTGTGGTCAACCTTTATTTATACCCCCCTAGCTCACATGGTATGGGCAAAAGGTGGATTTTTGGGTTTGTACGGTGGTTTGGGCGCTCTTGATTTTGCAGGTGGTACAGTAGTTCACATTAGCTCTGGAGTTTCTGCCCTGGTAGCTGCGATCGTCCTCGGCCCGCGAAAAACTCATCCTGATCGCCTCAGCCCCCCTCACAGCGTTCCTTTTGTGTTGTTAGGCGCTGGTTTGCTGTGGTTTGGTTGGTTTGGTTTTAACGCTGGTAGTGCCTTATCTGTTGCTAGTGGAACTTCTGGTAATTTGGTCACAAATGTAGCTACAACAGCATTTGTGGCCACTAATACTGCGGCGGCAGCGGGTGCATTAATGTGGCTAATTTTAGAAGGAGTTTTACGCGGTAAGCCAACCGCCGTAGGAGCCGCTACAGGAGCCGTTGCTGGTTTAGTCGGTATCACCCCAGCAGCTGGTTTTGTTGTACCTTTGTCAGCGATTTTAATTGGTTTTATTACTGCTTTTGTTTGCTTTTATGCTGTCAGCTTCAAGCACAAGCTGAATGTTGACGATGCTTTAGATACCTATCCTGTACATGGGGTGGGTGGTACAGTGGGTGCAATTTTAACGGCAATCTTTGCTACTGCTGAAGTCAACTCAGCAGGTAAGGACGGTGTATTGCGTGGTAATTTTGGTGAATTAGGGGTGGAACTGACAGCGATTACTGTTGCTTATGCGATCGCAGCTATTGGGACTTGGATTATCCTCAAGATAATTGATGCTACAGTTGGTTTACGAGTTAAGGAAGAAGCAGAGTTTCAAGGCTTAGATATCAACGAACATGGAGAAGAAGGTTATAACTCAGAGTTTAGCGATCGCATTAATGTTTCCGAGTAA
- a CDS encoding orange carotenoid-binding protein, which translates to MPFTIDSARGIFPNTLAADVVPATIARFTQLNAEDQLALIWFAYLEMGKQITIAAPGAANMQFAEITMNQIRQMNFQDQSQVMCDLANRADTPICRTYATWSVNIKLGFWYQLGEWMEQGIVAPIPEAYQLSANASAVLQAIRNLDAGQQITVLRNAVVGMGFDPNQLGEYTRVSEPVAPPQEIGKRTQIKIEGVDNPTVLSYINNLNANDFEALINLFAPDGALQPPFQRPIVGKDAILRFFKEECQNLKLIPERGISESVEDGYTQIKVTGKVQTPWFGASVGMNIAWRFLLNSENKIFFVAIDLLASPKELLNLAR; encoded by the coding sequence ATGCCATTTACCATTGATTCAGCTCGCGGTATTTTCCCTAATACGCTAGCCGCTGATGTCGTGCCAGCTACAATTGCTAGGTTTACTCAACTAAATGCTGAAGATCAATTAGCACTGATTTGGTTTGCTTACTTAGAAATGGGTAAACAAATTACTATTGCTGCCCCCGGAGCAGCCAACATGCAGTTTGCAGAAATAACCATGAATCAAATTCGACAGATGAATTTCCAAGATCAATCACAGGTGATGTGTGATTTAGCAAACCGCGCTGACACTCCGATTTGTCGAACCTATGCTACTTGGTCTGTAAACATCAAACTTGGTTTTTGGTATCAGCTTGGAGAATGGATGGAGCAAGGAATTGTAGCTCCGATTCCAGAGGCATATCAGCTTTCTGCTAATGCTTCAGCTGTATTACAAGCGATTAGAAACCTAGATGCAGGTCAACAAATCACGGTTCTACGCAATGCTGTAGTGGGGATGGGGTTTGATCCAAATCAATTAGGTGAATATACTAGAGTATCTGAACCTGTCGCTCCCCCGCAAGAAATAGGAAAGCGGACTCAAATTAAAATTGAAGGAGTTGACAATCCTACAGTCTTAAGTTACATCAACAACTTGAATGCTAATGACTTTGAGGCACTAATTAATTTATTCGCTCCAGACGGTGCGCTACAACCCCCCTTCCAAAGACCAATTGTTGGGAAAGATGCTATTCTTCGGTTTTTCAAGGAAGAGTGTCAAAACCTCAAATTAATTCCAGAGCGCGGTATTTCTGAATCTGTAGAAGATGGTTATACCCAAATCAAAGTTACTGGCAAAGTGCAAACTCCTTGGTTCGGTGCTTCTGTTGGAATGAACATTGCATGGAGATTTTTACTCAATTCTGAGAATAAAATTTTCTTTGTAGCAATTGATTTGTTAGCATCTCCTAAAGAGTTATTAAACTTGGCTCGTTAA
- a CDS encoding TIGR03032 family protein, translating into MTLLDSSRTPSDRHSVSASGNAAVPSLEINASRQFTPWLFEQNLSLAFTTYQAGKLFFIGLQPSGKLSVFERTFERCMGLYACGSSLYMSSLYQLWRFENTLQPGQVHNNYDAVYLPQVSYVTGDLDIHDIALSNSQINKDSENLIFVNTLFSCLARVSPTHSFVPLWQPPFISKLAAEDRCHLNGLAIRDGQPRYVTAVSQSDVAEGWRDRRVDGGCVIDFESNEVVIRGLSMPHSPRWYQGKLWLLNSGTGDFGYLDLERGSFEPVAFCPGYMRGLAFHGDFAVVGISQPRHNKTFSGLPLDERLQQKNAEPRCGLLVIDLRSRDIVHSLRMEGAVLELYDVVALAGVRRPMAIGFKSDEIRRMVTMG; encoded by the coding sequence GTGACCTTGCTGGACTCTTCACGTACCCCAAGCGATCGACACTCAGTATCTGCATCGGGCAATGCTGCGGTTCCTTCCTTAGAAATCAACGCTTCCCGCCAGTTCACCCCCTGGCTGTTCGAGCAAAATCTCAGTCTGGCATTTACCACCTACCAAGCAGGTAAATTATTTTTTATCGGCTTGCAACCAAGCGGCAAATTATCTGTATTCGAGCGCACCTTTGAGCGCTGTATGGGTTTGTATGCCTGTGGTAGCAGCTTATATATGAGTTCTTTATATCAACTGTGGCGTTTTGAAAACACCCTACAACCAGGACAAGTCCACAATAACTATGATGCTGTTTATTTGCCCCAGGTAAGTTATGTGACCGGAGACTTAGACATCCACGATATCGCCCTGAGTAATTCTCAAATAAATAAAGACTCAGAGAATTTAATATTTGTCAATACCCTATTTAGCTGTTTAGCCAGAGTTAGTCCAACCCATAGTTTTGTTCCCCTGTGGCAACCGCCATTTATTAGTAAATTGGCAGCAGAAGATAGGTGTCATCTCAACGGGTTAGCCATCCGAGATGGTCAACCCAGATATGTGACTGCTGTGAGTCAGTCAGATGTAGCAGAAGGATGGCGGGACAGGCGGGTTGATGGTGGTTGTGTAATTGATTTTGAGAGTAACGAGGTAGTAATTAGGGGACTTTCCATGCCCCATTCGCCTCGATGGTATCAAGGCAAGTTGTGGTTACTCAACTCTGGCACAGGAGATTTTGGCTACCTAGACTTGGAACGAGGCAGCTTTGAACCTGTAGCTTTTTGTCCGGGATATATGCGTGGATTAGCTTTTCATGGCGACTTTGCGGTAGTGGGGATTTCTCAACCGAGGCACAACAAGACTTTTAGTGGGTTGCCTTTAGATGAAAGATTGCAACAAAAAAACGCTGAACCTCGCTGTGGGCTACTGGTGATTGACCTGCGGAGTAGAGATATTGTGCATTCTCTGCGAATGGAGGGTGCAGTACTGGAATTATACGACGTGGTGGCACTAGCTGGGGTGCGTCGTCCAATGGCGATCGGTTTTAAGAGTGATGAAATTCGACGGATGGTGACGATGGGATAA
- a CDS encoding SGNH/GDSL hydrolase family protein — protein MSTSAKIFPVWAFFSLLTNGILMLAVILLIWQRQRLTAFYSNTASLAQVSQPQAVVPELGPRHKLSYKQWLEILQQEAKVAAQNRPQHLSILAGDSLSLWFPAELLPEDRNWLNQAISGEISEGLLKRLSLFDSTQPEVIFVMIGINDLIRGISDEVILDNQRQIISYLRRMHPNTQIVVQSILPHGAESATWEGREKLLAISNSRIRQLNQQLQGITARRGVKYLDLYPLFANQQGNLRRDFTTDGLHLSPAGYIVWRTALQMYSNKELSSRKN, from the coding sequence GTGTCTACTTCTGCAAAAATCTTTCCTGTCTGGGCTTTTTTCTCGCTGTTAACCAACGGCATATTAATGTTGGCGGTCATTTTGCTAATTTGGCAACGGCAAAGATTGACCGCTTTTTATAGCAATACAGCTTCTTTGGCTCAAGTTAGCCAACCCCAAGCTGTCGTACCAGAGTTAGGCCCCCGCCATAAACTCAGTTATAAACAGTGGTTAGAAATTCTCCAGCAAGAAGCTAAAGTCGCCGCCCAAAATCGCCCCCAGCACTTAAGTATATTAGCGGGTGATTCTCTGAGTCTTTGGTTTCCTGCTGAGTTATTACCTGAAGATAGAAATTGGCTCAATCAAGCAATTTCTGGTGAAATTAGCGAAGGTCTATTAAAAAGATTAAGTTTATTTGACTCCACCCAACCAGAGGTGATTTTTGTGATGATTGGGATTAATGACCTGATTCGGGGGATAAGTGATGAGGTCATTTTAGATAATCAACGGCAAATTATAAGTTACTTACGAAGAATGCATCCCAACACACAAATTGTCGTCCAGTCAATTTTGCCGCATGGGGCAGAATCAGCTACCTGGGAAGGACGAGAGAAACTCCTAGCTATTAGTAATAGTCGGATTCGTCAATTAAATCAACAATTACAAGGGATAACTGCCAGAAGAGGCGTTAAATATCTTGATTTGTATCCTCTTTTTGCTAACCAACAAGGTAATCTCCGTCGTGATTTTACTACTGACGGACTACACCTGAGTCCCGCAGGTTATATAGTTTGGCGTACTGCATTGCAGATGTATAGCAATAAGGAATTGTCATCTAGGAAGAATTAA